A genomic window from Variovorax paradoxus includes:
- a CDS encoding mechanosensitive ion channel family protein, whose product MNFNDFTQRLAQVDARGLGIELVALVACVALAWAVSKWFGRDQPKDSIWFGESTFDGLLFPLLALVLTDLARRVVIDFQTVLVLRIAVPVFLSLAVIRLFARVLRAVFPASNVVRLIERTVSWLAWIAAVLWIVGLLPPVLAELDQITLAFGKTRVSLQTIFQGVLSAGLVLVISLWISSTIEKRILREAVTDLSMRKVASNAVRAFLLLVGLLFALSAVGVDLTALSVLGGALGVGLGFGLQKLAANYVSGFVILLERSIRIGDNVKVDTFEGRITDIKTRYTLIRAGNGREAIVPNESLITSRVENLSLADRKFNITTTIVVGYESNVAQVQTILCDAAKAQPRVMTDPEPVAFLMNFAPDGLEFTLNFWVADPDKGKDNVRSAINIAILDGLRGAGIDIPYPQRVVRVESLPAGGPGKSGLQQ is encoded by the coding sequence CCCAGGTCGATGCGCGCGGCCTCGGCATCGAACTGGTTGCGCTGGTGGCCTGCGTGGCGCTGGCCTGGGCCGTGAGCAAATGGTTCGGACGCGACCAGCCCAAGGACTCGATCTGGTTCGGCGAGAGCACCTTCGACGGACTGCTGTTCCCGCTGCTGGCGCTGGTGCTCACCGATCTCGCCCGGCGCGTGGTGATCGATTTTCAGACCGTGCTGGTGCTGCGTATCGCGGTGCCGGTGTTCCTGTCGCTGGCGGTCATCCGGCTGTTCGCGCGGGTGCTGCGGGCGGTGTTTCCAGCGTCCAACGTCGTGCGGCTGATCGAGCGCACCGTCTCCTGGCTGGCCTGGATCGCGGCGGTGCTCTGGATCGTCGGACTGCTGCCGCCGGTGCTGGCCGAACTCGACCAGATCACGCTGGCCTTCGGCAAGACGCGCGTGAGCCTGCAGACGATCTTCCAGGGCGTGCTGTCGGCGGGGCTGGTGCTGGTGATCTCGCTGTGGATCTCCAGCACCATCGAAAAACGCATCCTGCGCGAAGCCGTCACCGACCTGTCGATGCGCAAGGTGGCATCGAACGCGGTGCGCGCCTTCCTGCTGCTGGTCGGCCTGCTGTTCGCGTTGTCGGCCGTGGGGGTGGACCTCACGGCGCTGTCCGTGCTGGGTGGCGCGCTCGGCGTGGGCCTTGGTTTCGGGCTGCAGAAGCTGGCGGCCAACTACGTGAGCGGCTTCGTGATCCTGCTCGAACGCTCGATCCGCATCGGCGACAACGTGAAGGTCGACACCTTCGAAGGCCGCATCACGGACATCAAGACCCGCTACACCCTGATTCGCGCGGGCAACGGACGCGAGGCCATCGTGCCGAACGAATCGCTCATCACCAGCCGGGTGGAAAACCTGTCGCTGGCCGACCGCAAGTTCAACATCACGACCACCATCGTGGTCGGCTACGAGAGCAACGTGGCGCAGGTGCAGACCATCCTGTGCGATGCAGCCAAGGCCCAGCCGCGCGTGATGACCGACCCGGAGCCAGTGGCCTTCCTCATGAACTTCGCGCCCGACGGCCTGGAGTTCACGCTGAACTTCTGGGTTGCCGACCCCGACAAGGGCAAGGACAACGTGCGTTCGGCCATCAACATCGCCATCCTCGACGGGCTGCGCGGCGCGGGCATCGACATTCCCTATCCGCAGCGGGTGGTGCGGGTGGAGTCTTTGCCCGCCGGAGGGCCAGGGAAATCCGGTCTCCAGCAGTGA
- a CDS encoding Bug family tripartite tricarboxylate transporter substrate binding protein, giving the protein MIVGWPAGGPADNVARPIAAQMSGILGQQIVIDNRPGAGGNIGSDLAARSKADGYTIMLATVASHGWNPALYSNLGYRPIEDFAPVGLISTSPGALLVPVNSPYKTVRDLVDAARAHPGKLNYGSAGVGSSQHMAAAMFKKLAGVDVTHIPFKGTAPAMTELMAGRVDMIITTGATPFVRSGKLRALAVAARQRLPSLPDVPTFEQAGVKGFHTDNWYGLVAPANTPRAILETLNAALAKALENPEVQKQFVEQGALPVRPMSIDGYWDFVRKQMPEAAEAVRNSGAKME; this is encoded by the coding sequence TTGATCGTCGGCTGGCCGGCAGGCGGACCGGCCGACAACGTGGCCCGGCCGATCGCGGCACAGATGTCCGGCATCCTGGGCCAGCAGATCGTCATCGACAACCGTCCAGGCGCGGGAGGCAACATCGGCTCCGACCTGGCAGCCAGATCGAAGGCCGACGGCTACACGATCATGCTGGCAACCGTTGCCTCGCATGGCTGGAATCCGGCGCTCTATTCGAACCTGGGCTACAGGCCCATCGAAGACTTCGCACCCGTGGGACTGATCAGCACCTCGCCCGGAGCGCTGCTCGTGCCGGTGAACTCACCCTACAAGACGGTTCGCGATCTTGTCGACGCGGCCAGGGCTCACCCGGGAAAACTGAACTACGGCTCCGCCGGCGTCGGATCGTCACAGCACATGGCGGCGGCAATGTTCAAGAAGCTTGCCGGCGTCGACGTCACCCACATTCCCTTCAAGGGCACGGCGCCTGCCATGACGGAGCTGATGGCCGGCCGCGTGGACATGATCATCACGACGGGCGCCACGCCGTTCGTGCGCTCAGGCAAGCTGCGCGCGCTTGCGGTCGCCGCCCGCCAGCGGCTTCCGTCCTTGCCGGACGTGCCGACCTTCGAGCAGGCGGGAGTGAAGGGCTTTCACACCGACAACTGGTATGGACTGGTCGCACCAGCGAACACGCCGCGCGCCATTCTGGAAACGCTGAATGCCGCGCTCGCGAAGGCATTGGAAAACCCCGAAGTGCAGAAGCAGTTCGTCGAGCAAGGCGCACTTCCGGTCAGACCGATGTCGATCGACGGCTACTGGGATTTCGTCAGGAAGCAAATGCCCGAAGCCGCGGAAGCGGTGCGTAACTCCGGCGCGAAGATGGAGTGA
- a CDS encoding amino acid ABC transporter ATP-binding protein — MNMFSSPASSPLIAFDLVNKWYGDYHALNSISAEVHKGEVVVVCGPSGSGKSTLIRTVNRLESIQSGCIRFNGQDVNAPSLDINRFRSQVGFVFQSFNLFPHLSVAQNIMLGPVNVRKQKRAQARTRALELLDRVGLASKADAFPGQLSGGQQQRVAIARALAMDPPAMLFDEPTSALDPEMVGEVLQVMKSLARDGMTMMCVTHEMNFAREVADRVWFMDQGSLVETALPEAFFSKPRSERAQKFLADLRSH; from the coding sequence ATGAACATGTTCTCCAGCCCCGCTTCTTCTCCCCTCATCGCCTTCGATCTCGTGAACAAGTGGTACGGCGATTACCACGCCCTGAACAGCATCAGCGCGGAGGTTCACAAGGGCGAAGTCGTCGTGGTGTGCGGCCCTTCGGGGTCCGGCAAGTCGACGCTGATACGCACCGTGAACCGCCTGGAGAGCATCCAGAGCGGATGCATCCGTTTCAACGGTCAGGATGTGAACGCGCCATCGCTCGACATCAACAGGTTTCGCAGCCAGGTCGGCTTCGTGTTCCAGAGCTTCAACCTGTTCCCGCATCTGTCGGTGGCCCAGAACATCATGTTGGGGCCCGTGAACGTGCGCAAGCAGAAGCGGGCACAGGCGAGGACTCGTGCGCTCGAGTTGCTCGACCGCGTGGGCCTGGCTTCGAAGGCCGATGCCTTTCCGGGCCAGCTGTCGGGTGGTCAGCAGCAACGCGTTGCCATCGCCCGGGCCCTTGCGATGGATCCGCCGGCCATGCTGTTCGACGAACCGACGAGCGCGCTCGATCCGGAAATGGTCGGCGAGGTGCTTCAGGTGATGAAGTCGCTGGCACGCGACGGCATGACGATGATGTGCGTGACGCACGAAATGAACTTCGCGCGCGAAGTGGCGGACCGAGTCTGGTTCATGGACCAGGGCAGCCTGGTTGAGACAGCGCTGCCCGAAGCGTTCTTCTCGAAGCCGCGCAGCGAACGGGCTCAGAAGTTTCTCGCCGATCTGCGCTCGCACTAG
- a CDS encoding amino acid ABC transporter permease: MLSILREYGVLLLVGQYPNGPLGGLTITLVLSVLGLVLAFPLGVAIALARISPLGWLRMPAAAVIYVVRGVPLLMFIFWVYFFVPVLTGRTVSGFTTMVITLVIYQAAYLAEIVRAGIQGLPHGQTEAARAVGLSYTQTMTKVVLPQALYNMVPALVSQFVSTIKETSLGYVISVNEVTFAANQINSSLMTQPFQVYFILASIYFCLCFSLTRLARFLERRINARREGTFRSATGPALAATSPIASEHAA, encoded by the coding sequence ATTCTTTCCATCCTGCGCGAGTACGGCGTTCTGCTGCTGGTCGGCCAGTATCCCAATGGGCCGCTGGGCGGACTGACAATCACGCTGGTTCTTTCCGTGTTGGGCCTTGTGCTCGCGTTTCCTCTCGGCGTTGCAATCGCACTGGCCCGCATCAGCCCGCTCGGCTGGCTGCGCATGCCTGCTGCGGCTGTGATCTACGTGGTGCGCGGCGTGCCACTGCTCATGTTCATCTTCTGGGTCTACTTCTTCGTGCCCGTGCTGACCGGACGCACGGTCAGCGGGTTCACGACCATGGTGATCACGCTGGTGATCTACCAGGCGGCCTACCTGGCGGAGATCGTGCGCGCCGGTATCCAGGGCCTGCCCCACGGACAAACCGAAGCGGCGCGCGCCGTGGGGCTGAGCTACACGCAGACGATGACGAAGGTCGTGCTTCCGCAGGCGCTCTACAACATGGTGCCGGCGCTGGTCAGCCAGTTTGTCTCCACCATCAAGGAGACCTCGCTGGGTTACGTCATCAGCGTGAACGAAGTGACGTTCGCAGCCAACCAGATCAACAGCTCGCTCATGACGCAGCCGTTTCAGGTGTACTTCATCCTCGCTTCCATCTATTTCTGCCTGTGCTTCTCGCTGACGCGGCTGGCACGCTTCCTCGAACGCCGCATCAACGCGCGGCGTGAAGGCACCTTCCGGTCGGCTACTGGCCCCGCGCTCGCGGCAACCAGCCCCATCGCATCCGAGCACGCCGCATGA
- a CDS encoding amino acid ABC transporter permease codes for MGSKLDFSVLSRGEYPQWIWHGVLTMFELTLAAWLFAMALGMVLAVVRMADSRVAKALVASYVEYHQNVPMLVQVFLWYFGMPALLPHSAQQWLNAHNSEFLLAFISIGLCMAAYVSEGLRGGIRSIPKSQLEAARAIGLSYLQASRLVLIPQALRIALPTLVSHTVLLFKNTSLAMTIGVAELTYATREIESQSFKTVEIYLLSTVIYLGISLLIMTAGAGLESRYRIRTR; via the coding sequence ATGGGTAGCAAGCTCGACTTCTCGGTGCTGTCACGGGGTGAATATCCGCAATGGATATGGCACGGCGTTCTCACCATGTTCGAGCTCACGCTGGCGGCATGGCTGTTCGCCATGGCTCTTGGCATGGTGCTGGCGGTGGTGCGCATGGCGGACAGCCGCGTGGCCAAGGCTTTGGTGGCGAGCTACGTCGAATATCACCAGAACGTGCCCATGCTGGTGCAAGTCTTTCTCTGGTACTTCGGCATGCCTGCGCTACTGCCGCATTCGGCGCAGCAATGGCTCAATGCGCACAACAGCGAGTTTCTCCTGGCCTTCATCTCCATCGGCCTGTGCATGGCAGCCTACGTCTCCGAAGGTCTGCGCGGCGGCATACGGTCCATTCCCAAGTCTCAATTGGAAGCCGCGCGAGCGATAGGACTCTCTTATCTGCAGGCCTCGCGCCTGGTGCTGATCCCGCAGGCGCTGCGGATCGCGCTGCCCACCCTGGTGAGCCACACGGTGCTGCTGTTCAAGAACACCAGCCTCGCCATGACCATCGGAGTGGCGGAGCTGACCTATGCAACGCGGGAAATCGAGAGCCAGTCGTTCAAGACCGTGGAGATCTATCTGCTCTCGACAGTGATCTATCTCGGCATCTCGCTTCTGATCATGACCGCGGGAGCTGGCCTGGAAAGCCGCTATCGCATCCGCACGAGGTAG
- a CDS encoding ABC transporter substrate-binding protein — translation MKKTASTLIAGACLALLANLACADQLADIKAKGVFTCGTLGTAEPFSFSNTQTREVEGYDVDFCKALAKSLGVKLELKLISVAARIPELQQSRIDAVIANLGWSAERAEQIAFSDQYFASEQKVAARKDSGFTTLKDLTGKRVSAVKGSSSEMLVRKVIPGASTITFQDPPSAFLAMQQGKVEGLAASELTLVKFRQQSESTVPIAILEPSLMLEPWGVGMRKEEAGFIKHVNTTLEAMEKSGEALQIFNKWLGTGTSYKMQRGFRIEPIKG, via the coding sequence ATGAAGAAAACCGCATCGACTCTCATCGCCGGCGCCTGCCTGGCATTGCTGGCCAACCTGGCCTGCGCGGACCAACTCGCCGACATCAAGGCCAAGGGCGTGTTCACCTGCGGCACCCTGGGGACGGCCGAGCCGTTCAGTTTCTCCAACACCCAGACGCGCGAGGTAGAAGGCTACGACGTGGACTTCTGCAAGGCGCTGGCCAAGTCGCTGGGCGTCAAGCTGGAGCTGAAGCTCATCTCCGTGGCCGCGCGCATCCCCGAGTTGCAACAGAGCCGCATCGATGCCGTGATTGCCAACCTGGGCTGGAGCGCCGAGCGTGCCGAGCAGATTGCCTTCAGCGACCAGTACTTTGCGAGCGAGCAGAAGGTCGCCGCGCGCAAGGACAGCGGTTTCACGACCCTCAAGGACCTGACGGGCAAGCGCGTCAGCGCGGTCAAGGGCTCCAGCTCGGAGATGCTGGTGCGCAAGGTGATTCCGGGTGCAAGCACCATCACCTTTCAGGATCCGCCCAGCGCCTTTCTCGCCATGCAGCAGGGCAAGGTGGAAGGGCTGGCGGCATCCGAGCTCACTCTCGTGAAGTTCCGCCAGCAGTCCGAAAGCACGGTCCCTATCGCCATACTGGAACCCTCGCTGATGCTGGAGCCATGGGGAGTCGGCATGCGAAAGGAAGAGGCAGGCTTCATCAAGCACGTGAACACCACGCTGGAGGCAATGGAAAAATCCGGCGAAGCGCTGCAGATCTTCAACAAGTGGCTGGGCACGGGCACTTCCTACAAGATGCAGCGCGGCTTCAGGATCGAGCCGATCAAGGGCTGA
- a CDS encoding pyridoxal phosphate-dependent aminotransferase: MAAKTRVDAMRAAGRRIVDFTIGEPDFPTPRHIIEGGVAALMAGQTRYTASNGTPALRRAIADKLLRENALSYKPENIAVGNGAKHIIYNAFAATLNEGDEVIVPAPYWVSYPDMVALHGGTPIVVSSTAAESFKLTPAALEAAITPRTRWLVLNTPNNPTGAVYTRDELAALGEVLKRHPQVWLLTDEIYEHFVYGGAEHLSPLNVVPELAERTLVINGVSKAYAMTGWRIGYGVGPVSLIKAITMLLSQSTSCPSSVSQAAAVIALDGPQETVAEAAALFEMRRDRMVQMLQALPGFECAPPDGAFYVFPSVAGLIGRTTPAGSVLSSDIDVVHYLLEHAGVAAIDGTSYGMPNHLRMSFATGIEVIEQGGRFLQDAVRDLS; this comes from the coding sequence ATGGCAGCGAAGACGCGTGTCGACGCGATGCGCGCGGCCGGCCGCCGCATCGTCGACTTCACCATCGGCGAGCCCGACTTCCCGACGCCGCGCCACATCATCGAAGGCGGGGTTGCGGCCCTCATGGCCGGACAGACACGCTACACGGCATCCAACGGCACGCCGGCCTTGCGCCGGGCCATTGCCGACAAGCTGCTGCGCGAGAACGCACTGTCGTACAAGCCGGAGAACATCGCGGTGGGCAACGGCGCGAAGCACATCATCTACAACGCCTTCGCCGCCACGCTGAACGAGGGTGATGAAGTGATCGTGCCTGCGCCGTACTGGGTGTCCTATCCGGACATGGTGGCGTTGCACGGCGGCACACCCATCGTGGTGTCGAGCACCGCAGCCGAGAGCTTCAAGCTGACACCCGCAGCCCTTGAAGCGGCCATCACGCCCCGCACGCGTTGGCTGGTGCTCAACACGCCCAACAATCCCACGGGGGCGGTCTACACCCGCGATGAACTCGCGGCGCTCGGCGAAGTCCTGAAGCGGCATCCGCAGGTCTGGCTGTTGACCGACGAGATCTACGAGCACTTCGTGTACGGTGGCGCCGAGCATCTGTCGCCATTGAATGTGGTGCCCGAACTGGCCGAGCGGACACTGGTGATCAACGGCGTCTCGAAAGCTTATGCCATGACGGGGTGGCGCATCGGGTACGGCGTGGGGCCGGTCTCGCTGATCAAGGCGATCACCATGCTGCTGTCGCAGAGCACCTCCTGCCCCAGTTCCGTGAGCCAGGCAGCCGCGGTGATTGCGCTCGATGGTCCTCAAGAGACGGTTGCCGAAGCCGCGGCCCTTTTCGAAATGCGCAGGGACCGCATGGTGCAGATGCTGCAGGCGCTGCCGGGGTTCGAGTGCGCACCACCGGACGGCGCGTTCTATGTGTTCCCCAGCGTGGCCGGATTGATCGGGCGAACCACGCCGGCGGGCAGCGTTCTGTCTTCCGACATCGACGTCGTGCACTACCTGCTGGAACACGCCGGCGTGGCCGCGATCGACGGCACCTCCTACGGCATGCCCAACCATCTGCGCATGTCCTTCGCCACGGGGATCGAGGTGATCGAGCAAGGCGGCCGCTTCCTGCAGGACGCCGTGCGCGATCTTTCCTGA
- a CDS encoding RraA family protein — protein sequence MVASSFAVHPTPAVAPEDVLAAFQEVATPHISDNLQRLSGIVGLQRFHGRRKLVGTAITVKTRPGDNLLIYKALMDASAGHVLVVDGGGDTTNALVGELIMLYAQQRGCTGIVIDGAIRDAAAFRDADFPCYARAAIHRGPYKNGPGAVNVPICVGGQIVQPGDLVVGDDDGIVTFPLAEARRLLDAIDQTARFEAAIKAEIANGKVEQSWLTKAFAPHGL from the coding sequence ATGGTTGCTTCCAGTTTTGCCGTTCACCCCACGCCGGCCGTTGCCCCGGAAGATGTGCTGGCCGCTTTCCAGGAAGTGGCCACCCCGCACATCAGCGACAACCTGCAGCGCCTGAGCGGCATCGTCGGCCTGCAGCGGTTCCACGGGCGCAGGAAGCTGGTGGGAACGGCGATCACGGTGAAGACCCGTCCCGGCGACAACCTGCTGATCTACAAGGCCCTGATGGATGCTTCTGCGGGCCACGTGCTGGTGGTCGACGGCGGCGGCGACACCACCAACGCGCTGGTGGGCGAACTCATCATGCTGTACGCGCAGCAGCGCGGCTGCACCGGCATCGTCATCGATGGCGCCATCCGCGATGCAGCGGCCTTCCGCGACGCAGACTTTCCCTGCTATGCGCGTGCCGCCATCCATCGGGGGCCCTACAAGAACGGGCCCGGCGCGGTCAACGTGCCCATCTGCGTGGGCGGGCAGATCGTGCAGCCCGGCGACCTCGTGGTTGGCGACGACGACGGCATCGTGACCTTTCCCCTTGCCGAAGCACGGCGGCTGCTCGACGCCATCGACCAGACCGCGCGGTTCGAGGCCGCCATCAAGGCCGAGATTGCCAACGGAAAGGTCGAGCAGTCATGGCTCACCAAGGCATTCGCGCCCCACGGTCTCTGA
- a CDS encoding LysR family transcriptional regulator has translation MTFKQLEALYWVVRLGGFSQAAQKLHTSTSAVSKRVHELEAGFDLELFDRSQRTARLTEKGEEMFVLAKKLLEHRDAAIDQIGKPEVVERRVRIGVTEFTAMTWLHRLVEAIQRYYPKVTIEPDVDASGNLKEKLLADELDLVLVPDVFADAHLPSHAIGEFSSVWMCKPGFVEPGKTFRLHELASRRLLLQGSKSGAGMAHNSWMKSLGVQPTDVIVVNNLMAMMGLTASGLGIGCMPEKGLAPMIASGALMVVPCTPAPPVMKYVAMYKGDQRSTLISSIVMLSQECCDFTRMFEGSSAGSSVDAMA, from the coding sequence ATGACGTTCAAGCAGTTGGAAGCCCTCTATTGGGTTGTGCGCCTGGGCGGCTTCTCCCAAGCCGCCCAGAAACTGCACACCTCGACCTCCGCAGTGTCCAAGCGGGTGCATGAGCTTGAAGCCGGTTTCGACCTGGAGCTTTTCGACCGCTCCCAGCGCACCGCGCGCCTGACCGAAAAAGGCGAGGAAATGTTCGTGCTGGCCAAGAAGCTGCTCGAACACAGGGACGCCGCCATCGACCAGATTGGCAAGCCGGAAGTCGTCGAGCGCCGCGTGCGCATCGGCGTGACCGAGTTCACCGCCATGACGTGGCTGCACCGGCTGGTCGAGGCCATTCAGCGCTACTACCCCAAGGTCACGATCGAGCCCGACGTCGATGCCAGCGGCAACCTGAAGGAAAAGCTCCTGGCGGACGAACTGGACCTGGTACTGGTCCCCGACGTGTTCGCGGATGCCCATCTGCCGAGCCATGCGATCGGCGAGTTCTCGAGCGTGTGGATGTGCAAGCCGGGTTTTGTCGAGCCGGGCAAGACCTTCAGGCTGCATGAATTGGCCTCGCGCCGGCTGCTGCTTCAGGGAAGCAAGTCGGGCGCCGGCATGGCGCATAACAGCTGGATGAAGTCGCTGGGTGTTCAGCCGACCGATGTCATCGTCGTCAACAACCTCATGGCCATGATGGGGCTCACCGCATCGGGCCTGGGCATAGGCTGCATGCCGGAGAAGGGCCTTGCGCCCATGATCGCCAGTGGGGCGCTGATGGTCGTGCCCTGCACTCCGGCGCCGCCGGTGATGAAGTACGTCGCCATGTACAAGGGCGACCAGCGCAGCACGTTGATCTCGTCGATCGTCATGCTGTCGCAGGAGTGCTGTGACTTCACGCGGATGTTCGAGGGCTCTTCGGCAGGGTCATCCGTTGATGCGATGGCGTGA
- a CDS encoding electron transfer flavoprotein subunit beta/FixA family protein translates to MKVLVPVKRVVDYNVKVRVKSDGTGVDIANVKMSMNPFDEIAVEEAVRLKEKGVVTEVIAVSCGDAKCQETLRTAMAIGADRGILVETTEELQPLAVAKLLKALVDKEQPQLIILGKQAIDDDANQTGQMLAALADLPQATFASKVDLAADKVTVAREVDGGMETLALTLPAVITTDLRLNEPRYVTLPNIMKAKKKQLDIFKPEDLGVDVKPRLKTLKVAEPPKRGAGIKVPDVATLVDKLKNEAKVI, encoded by the coding sequence ATGAAGGTTCTTGTACCTGTCAAACGGGTCGTCGACTACAACGTGAAAGTGCGCGTCAAGAGCGATGGCACCGGAGTGGACATTGCCAACGTCAAGATGAGCATGAACCCCTTCGACGAGATCGCCGTTGAAGAGGCCGTTCGCCTGAAGGAAAAGGGCGTGGTCACGGAAGTCATCGCCGTCTCGTGCGGTGATGCCAAGTGCCAGGAAACCCTGCGCACCGCGATGGCCATCGGCGCTGATCGCGGCATCCTGGTGGAAACCACCGAAGAACTGCAGCCTCTCGCTGTCGCCAAGCTGCTCAAGGCGCTGGTCGACAAGGAACAGCCCCAGCTGATCATCCTTGGCAAGCAAGCCATCGACGACGACGCCAACCAGACCGGCCAGATGCTGGCTGCCCTCGCCGATCTGCCCCAGGCCACCTTCGCCTCCAAGGTCGACCTGGCGGCCGACAAGGTCACCGTGGCACGCGAAGTCGACGGCGGCATGGAAACGCTGGCGCTCACGCTGCCGGCCGTCATCACGACCGATCTGCGCCTGAACGAGCCGCGCTACGTCACGCTGCCCAACATCATGAAGGCCAAGAAGAAGCAGCTCGACATCTTCAAGCCCGAAGACCTGGGCGTGGACGTCAAGCCCCGCCTGAAGACGCTGAAGGTGGCTGAGCCCCCGAAGCGCGGCGCCGGCATCAAGGTGCCTGACGTTGCAACGCTGGTGGACAAACTGAAGAACGAAGCGAAGGTGATCTGA
- a CDS encoding electron transfer flavoprotein subunit alpha/FixB family protein produces MTALVIAEHDHATVKPATLNTVTAALACGGDVHVLVAGANAAEAGKAAAQIAGVSKVIVADSPSLAENLAENVAAQVLAIASNYSHILFPSTANGKNVAPRVAAKLDVAQISDITKVDSPDTFERPIYAGNAIATVQSSDATKVITVRTTGFDAAAATGGSATVETAEGVADSGKSSFVGREVTKSERPELTAAKIIVSGGRALGSAEKFTEVMAPLADKLNAGLGASRAAVDAGYAPNDWQVGQTGKIVAPQLYIAAGISGAIQHLAGMKDSKVIVAINKDEEAPIFSVADYGLVADLFTAVPELVKAL; encoded by the coding sequence ATGACCGCACTTGTTATTGCCGAACACGACCACGCGACCGTCAAGCCCGCGACCCTGAACACCGTGACTGCTGCACTCGCCTGCGGCGGCGACGTCCACGTGCTGGTGGCCGGAGCCAATGCCGCCGAAGCCGGCAAGGCCGCTGCACAGATCGCCGGAGTCTCCAAAGTCATCGTGGCTGACAGCCCCAGCCTGGCTGAGAACCTCGCCGAGAACGTCGCAGCCCAGGTGCTGGCGATCGCATCCAACTACAGCCACATCCTGTTCCCCTCGACCGCCAACGGCAAGAACGTCGCGCCTCGCGTGGCTGCCAAGCTCGACGTGGCCCAGATCTCTGACATCACCAAGGTCGACAGCCCCGACACCTTCGAGCGCCCGATCTATGCCGGCAACGCCATTGCCACCGTGCAGAGCAGCGACGCTACCAAGGTGATCACCGTGCGTACGACCGGCTTCGACGCTGCAGCAGCCACCGGTGGCAGCGCCACGGTCGAAACCGCCGAAGGCGTCGCAGACAGCGGCAAGAGCAGCTTCGTGGGCCGTGAAGTCACGAAGAGCGAACGCCCCGAGCTGACCGCCGCCAAGATCATCGTCTCGGGTGGCCGGGCGCTGGGTAGCGCCGAGAAGTTCACCGAAGTGATGGCCCCTCTGGCCGACAAGCTGAACGCAGGCCTGGGCGCCAGCCGCGCTGCGGTGGACGCGGGCTATGCCCCCAACGACTGGCAAGTGGGCCAGACCGGCAAGATCGTCGCTCCGCAGCTGTACATCGCAGCGGGCATCTCGGGCGCCATCCAGCACTTGGCCGGCATGAAGGACTCCAAGGTGATCGTGGCGATCAACAAGGACGAAGAGGCCCCGATCTTCTCGGTGGCCGACTACGGCCTCGTGGCCGACCTGTTCACGGCTGTGCCGGAACTGGTGAAGGCGCTCTGA